ATCCACTGCGCTTCTGAATATTGCAATGATAATCGGAGCATGGGTGGGCTATAAAGAATCCGGAGATATATATTTTCTGTGCTACGGCGTTCTTTTCGGCGGTCTGCTTCAGCTTGCGGGAGTGCTTATATTTGCTGTCATAAAGGGGTACAGGCCTGTTTTTTCAGGCGGACTGGATCCGGAAGCTAAAAAAACTTTCCATCTGGTGCTTCCATCCCTTGCCAGCGTGGGCATAAATCAGCTCAACTTCATGATGGGACGTATAATCGCCTCCTACCTTGCGGTGGGGAGCATAACCTATCTGTATTATGCAAACAGGCTGTTTCAGTTCCCTCTTGGAATGTTTGCCGTGGCGGTGGGAACGGTCACGCTCACCGAAATCAGCGTTTCAAACTCAAAAGGCGAATACGAGCAGAGGGATATGCTGATAAATAAGGCGGTGAACTCCATTTTTGCCATAATGATACCCGCCAGCGCAGGGCTTATCATTCTTGCCTACCCTATAATAGATATGATATACGGCAGAATGTCTTTCGGGCGTTCAGATGTGGAGGCCACTGCTTTCGCTTTGCAGATGTATTCAGTCGGCCTGCTGTTTTATTCGCTCATAAGTGTTTTCAGCAGGATATATTATTCCGACAGTGACGTTAAAACCCCTCTCAGGGGTGCTTTTATAAGCTTTATATTGAATGTTGCACTCTGCTTTGCATTTATGAAGCCTCTGGGGCATGCCGGAATAGCTCTTGCATCATCGGTATCGGCACTGTTTAACGGCGTTTATCTTTATGCCAATATTAAAAAATACAGCTATCCCATCCGCAGGGACATAAATTTTATCTTAAAGGTTGCGGCTTCGTCCGCCGCCATGACTATTGTTGTTTATTATGCCGGTACATACGGTCTTAACGTTATTGCCAACATTGTTCTGGGCTGTTTTGTGTATTTTGGTATCATGTATATGTTCAGAGTGAATTTATTGAGGGTTATCAGATGAAAGCTGTTGTGCAGAGGGTTAGCAGCGCCAGCGTGCGTATCGACGGGCGTGTGCATTCGGAGATAGGGAAGGGACTGGTTGTGCTTTTGGGTGTTGAGCGGGGAGATACTGAGGATATGTGTGCCGAGATGGCGCACAAAACGGTCAATCTGCGCATATTCGAAGATGAACACGGCAAAATGGGCAGATCTGTTAAGGATATAGGCGGCGGGATAATAATTGTCAGCCAGTTCACCATAGCCGGAAACTGTAAAAAAGGCCTTCGTCCGGATTTTATGAACGCAATGAATCCCGACACGGCAAACGCCTATTATGAAAAATTTATCTCGCTCTGCAAAGGGCTTTACGATCCATCGAAGATAGGAACCGGAGTTTTTGCGGCCGATATGAAAGTAGGGCTTGAAAATGACGGTCCGGTTACAATAATATTAGAACTGGCTCCGAAACAGTGATGAGAGGTTAATATGCATCTTGAAATAGTAGTAACTGGCCCTTTGGGCGTAAACACATATATATTGGAGAAGAACGGCAAGGCTGTTGTGGTGGATGCCGGAGGCAACGAGGAGGAGATCGAAGAGTATCTTCGCTCCAAAAACCTTTCTCTGGCAGCACTTCTCAACACCCACGGTCACTTCGACCACATAGGCGCAATCGCTCCCCTGATGAAAAAATTCTCTGTTCCTTTTTATATGCATCAGGACGATTCGTTCCTGCTCCCTCAGGGGCAGAAGGTCATGCAGATGTACGGTTTCGGCGATATGGAGACACCTGCCGTCACCCACGGCATAGAGCACGGCCAGAAACTTGATCTGGGCGGCATCGAGATAGAGGTCATCCATACTCCGGGACATACCCCCGGCGGATGCTGTTTTTATATAAAAGAGCTTGGATGCGTGATAACCGGCGACACTCTGTTTCTGGAATCGGTGGGCCGCACTGATTTCCCCTACAGTAGTACCCAGAGCCTTGTCGACAGCATAAACAACAGGCTTTTCACTCTGGATGATGCAACAGTGGTTTATCCCGGACACGGGGAAGAAAGCACCATCGGCCACGAGAAAAACCTGAATCCCTTTATGTGATTCGGGAATTGACTTATAACGCATATCTGATAAGATAGCTGAAATGAAGTATATGCTTGCGGATACATCGGGAAAAGGACTGGCTGTCACCATTTGCGATGAGCACAGAAAGCCCTTCTCGTCTATCTTTCTGACGCTTGAAAACTCCTTAAGTGAAAAAATGCTCTGGGCGCTGGACGGTCTTCTGTCCGGCTCGGGTCTTTGTCCTTCGGACATTGACAGGTTTTTCATCGTCAAGGGACCCGGTTCTTTCACAGGGATCAGGGTGGGTGTTGCAACTCTTCTGGGGTTCTGCATGGCGCATGGAAAA
This genomic stretch from Seleniivibrio woodruffii harbors:
- a CDS encoding MBL fold metallo-hydrolase; this translates as MHLEIVVTGPLGVNTYILEKNGKAVVVDAGGNEEEIEEYLRSKNLSLAALLNTHGHFDHIGAIAPLMKKFSVPFYMHQDDSFLLPQGQKVMQMYGFGDMETPAVTHGIEHGQKLDLGGIEIEVIHTPGHTPGGCCFYIKELGCVITGDTLFLESVGRTDFPYSSTQSLVDSINNRLFTLDDATVVYPGHGEESTIGHEKNLNPFM
- the dtd gene encoding D-aminoacyl-tRNA deacylase, yielding MKAVVQRVSSASVRIDGRVHSEIGKGLVVLLGVERGDTEDMCAEMAHKTVNLRIFEDEHGKMGRSVKDIGGGIIIVSQFTIAGNCKKGLRPDFMNAMNPDTANAYYEKFISLCKGLYDPSKIGTGVFAADMKVGLENDGPVTIILELAPKQ
- the murJ gene encoding murein biosynthesis integral membrane protein MurJ, yielding MAGFVRKVLKSGLGIFTSRVLGMVRDVLVAGFYGVNAVTDAFFVAFAIPNLFRAFFAEGALSSVFVPVMSDKITRQGEREASRYLTSLILGVSLIIFLILVFVFIFPESVVSVFMPGYRNDPAILIPAANMLKVLMPYLFFISICALLSGYLNIKNSYYIPASSTALLNIAMIIGAWVGYKESGDIYFLCYGVLFGGLLQLAGVLIFAVIKGYRPVFSGGLDPEAKKTFHLVLPSLASVGINQLNFMMGRIIASYLAVGSITYLYYANRLFQFPLGMFAVAVGTVTLTEISVSNSKGEYEQRDMLINKAVNSIFAIMIPASAGLIILAYPIIDMIYGRMSFGRSDVEATAFALQMYSVGLLFYSLISVFSRIYYSDSDVKTPLRGAFISFILNVALCFAFMKPLGHAGIALASSVSALFNGVYLYANIKKYSYPIRRDINFILKVAASSAAMTIVVYYAGTYGLNVIANIVLGCFVYFGIMYMFRVNLLRVIR